Proteins from a single region of Mucilaginibacter daejeonensis:
- a CDS encoding pyridoxine 5'-phosphate synthase — protein sequence MVRLSVNINKIATLRNSRGGNNPDLLQVAKDCERFGAQGITVHPRPDERHIRYDDVYALKDIVTTEFNIEGNCEEQKFVDLVLAVKPHQVTLVPDATGQLTSNHGWDTITHKRYLQDMVECFKDEGIRVSLFVDPLNDMVEAAAETGTDRVELYTEAYASHYNFGIELAAAPYVQAAEVAQKVGLGLNAGHDLDLRNLKYFAQHVPGLQEVSIGHALICDALYYGLENTIQMYLQRLVSEQK from the coding sequence ATGGTCCGTCTTTCAGTCAACATCAATAAAATAGCTACACTACGTAACTCCCGGGGCGGCAACAACCCCGACCTACTGCAGGTAGCCAAAGATTGTGAACGCTTTGGTGCGCAGGGTATCACCGTACACCCGCGGCCCGATGAGCGCCACATCCGGTATGATGATGTATATGCGTTGAAAGACATCGTGACCACCGAATTCAATATAGAAGGTAATTGCGAGGAACAAAAATTCGTTGACCTGGTACTGGCCGTTAAGCCGCACCAGGTGACCTTGGTGCCTGACGCCACCGGGCAGCTTACCTCTAACCATGGCTGGGATACCATTACCCATAAGCGTTACCTGCAGGATATGGTGGAATGTTTTAAGGACGAAGGTATCCGGGTATCGTTATTCGTGGATCCGCTTAACGATATGGTAGAGGCCGCCGCCGAGACCGGTACCGACCGGGTGGAACTGTACACCGAAGCTTATGCCAGCCACTACAACTTCGGCATCGAACTGGCCGCTGCGCCTTATGTACAAGCTGCCGAGGTGGCTCAAAAGGTAGGTTTAGGCCTCAACGCCGGTCATGACCTCGACCTGCGCAACCTTAAATATTTTGCCCAGCATGTACCCGGTTTGCAGGAAGTGAGCATAGGCCATGCCCTGATCTGCGATGCCTTATACTATGGCCTTGAGAATACCATCCAGATGTATCTGCAACGATTGGTGTCCGAACAAAAATAA
- a CDS encoding tetratricopeptide repeat protein, with translation MGKFLLTIALFLPIWVFAQNADTYIQAGNKKDKLKNYNGAIQDYTRAIALDSTNANAYFFRANARTNVNDPNGAIQDYTRAIRYKPDLGEAYLYRANALSKLENYQAAVQDYTTALRYRPNNADVYHYRANAKANLKDNIGAIDDFTKAIKLQPNNPDLFTYRGVAYSNQGENEEAISDYDRAIKLQPRNASLYYYRANAKAAIKNYNGAILDFNQALALNPSNAEAYYYRGNARANMGNNQGAIVDYNQAIRLNPKLTELYHYLANAKVNVDDNRGAIAGYTKAIAENPNNAELYLRRGVAYVNINNKAKALPDLNKAIELDPDGFPEAYRTRAGIRYDNKDYEGAVDDADAVIKNDPKDANAFAIRGAAKTYLKDTVAALGDLNTALQLNPRDSYAYYLRGTVKRDMKDYRGAIEDLTKAIELRPNYTDAYLERGNARARTRNFAGAAQDYQRVLDSSPRSAEAYLKLGNARALFRDYQGAIDTYNLGLRIEPKNTAFYIKRGVAKSKLGDTQGAARDFNQVLRIDTGSSEAYQNRGNLKAGYGDYEGALADINTAISKKPNEEAYLFLGNAQAGLNDYLGAIDSYNKAIDMNTNSAKAYYYRGLAKSSLPDSLGAMDDFRKAYEYDPQDEDVFVYRGLAKFNMADTINAIQEYNTAIDMNPNNSDAYLYRGMAKLKLMDKIGAMMDYNMAIQMNPASKIAFYRRGVLKSIQRDNKGAIDDLTTAISLDGRLRDAFYERGLIRIQFSAEKINGCIDLSKAGELGLKKAYDAIKQYCN, from the coding sequence ATGGGGAAATTTTTACTTACTATTGCGCTTTTTTTACCCATCTGGGTATTTGCCCAAAATGCTGATACCTACATTCAGGCGGGTAACAAAAAAGATAAGTTAAAAAATTACAACGGAGCCATTCAGGATTATACCCGTGCCATCGCGTTGGATAGCACCAATGCCAACGCCTACTTTTTCAGGGCCAATGCCCGTACCAATGTGAACGATCCTAACGGTGCGATCCAAGATTATACCCGCGCCATTCGTTACAAACCAGATCTGGGTGAGGCCTACCTCTATCGTGCCAATGCACTAAGTAAGTTAGAGAATTACCAGGCCGCCGTTCAGGATTATACTACGGCGTTAAGATACCGCCCGAACAACGCCGATGTTTATCATTACCGGGCCAATGCCAAAGCTAACCTGAAAGACAACATCGGTGCGATCGATGATTTTACCAAGGCCATTAAGCTACAGCCCAATAACCCTGACCTTTTTACCTACCGAGGTGTGGCCTACAGCAACCAGGGTGAGAACGAAGAAGCCATATCCGATTACGACCGCGCCATTAAGCTGCAACCGCGTAATGCATCTTTATATTACTACCGTGCTAATGCCAAAGCAGCTATCAAGAACTACAACGGTGCTATACTTGATTTCAACCAAGCCCTTGCCCTGAACCCGAGCAATGCAGAGGCATATTATTACCGTGGTAACGCCCGTGCCAATATGGGCAACAACCAGGGAGCGATCGTTGATTACAACCAGGCCATCAGGCTTAACCCTAAGCTGACCGAGCTTTACCATTACCTGGCCAACGCTAAGGTAAATGTTGATGACAACCGTGGTGCCATAGCCGGTTACACCAAGGCCATAGCCGAGAACCCGAACAATGCGGAGCTATACTTACGCCGTGGGGTGGCTTATGTGAATATCAACAACAAGGCTAAAGCTTTACCTGACCTGAACAAAGCTATCGAACTGGATCCCGATGGATTCCCTGAAGCTTACCGTACCAGGGCAGGTATCCGTTATGACAATAAAGATTACGAAGGCGCAGTAGATGATGCGGACGCCGTGATCAAGAACGACCCTAAGGATGCCAACGCCTTTGCGATCAGGGGGGCTGCCAAGACATACTTAAAAGATACCGTTGCTGCCTTAGGCGACCTGAACACTGCCTTGCAACTGAACCCTCGCGATAGCTATGCCTATTATTTGCGCGGGACGGTGAAACGCGATATGAAAGATTATCGCGGAGCCATTGAGGACCTGACCAAGGCCATTGAGCTAAGGCCGAATTATACTGATGCTTACCTGGAGCGTGGCAATGCCCGCGCACGTACACGCAACTTTGCTGGCGCTGCTCAGGATTATCAGCGCGTGCTGGATTCATCGCCGCGCAGTGCGGAGGCCTATCTTAAACTGGGTAACGCCCGGGCCTTGTTTCGCGATTATCAGGGTGCAATAGATACGTATAACCTCGGCCTGCGCATCGAGCCTAAGAATACTGCTTTTTACATCAAACGCGGTGTGGCCAAAAGCAAGCTGGGTGATACCCAAGGCGCGGCGCGTGATTTTAACCAGGTTTTGCGTATCGATACCGGCTCCTCAGAAGCCTATCAGAACCGTGGCAACCTCAAAGCCGGTTACGGCGATTACGAAGGTGCCCTGGCCGATATCAACACGGCTATCTCCAAAAAACCTAACGAGGAGGCATACTTGTTCCTGGGCAATGCGCAGGCAGGCTTGAACGACTACTTAGGCGCGATAGATAGCTACAATAAGGCGATCGATATGAATACCAACAGTGCTAAGGCCTACTACTACCGTGGTTTGGCCAAAAGCAGCCTGCCCGACTCATTAGGCGCCATGGATGATTTCCGTAAAGCCTATGAGTATGATCCGCAGGATGAGGACGTCTTTGTATACCGCGGTCTGGCTAAATTCAACATGGCCGATACCATCAATGCCATACAGGAGTACAACACGGCGATCGATATGAATCCCAACAACTCTGATGCTTACCTGTACCGCGGCATGGCCAAGCTGAAGTTGATGGATAAGATCGGTGCCATGATGGACTACAATATGGCCATTCAAATGAACCCGGCCAGTAAAATAGCTTTCTATAGAAGGGGTGTCTTAAAGTCGATACAAAGGGATAACAAAGGAGCCATAGATGACCTGACCACCGCCATTAGTTTGGACGGGCGGTTACGGGATGCCTTTTATGAACGGGGCCTGATCCGTATCCAATTCTCGGCCGAGAAGATCAATGGTTGTATTGACCTGAGCAAAGCGGGCGAGTTAGGCTTAAAAAAGGCATACGATGCTATTAAGCAATATTGCAATTGA
- a CDS encoding polysaccharide deacetylase family protein has translation MFKRVLWCSLSIMVCLAGKVSAQANYSHIGNYRPYYGWARHYPQDRIILRQFSDHGKTYFLLVDPQTLDTQVNEASSYTVKPMSLDQVRSFFARTPYEKALSKAEKESVVIQDAGIERGMPKETGISLTADLCPSHRPLDKRLFTDMINAFAKVERPVPIALSITGGWMRRHQDDLGWLKELQANHQIDVTWINHSYNHRVSSTLPLKENFLLEPGTDMNVEVLENEKAMLRNGLTPSVFFRFPGLVSDQQVVKKVTDFGLIPVGTDAWLAKGQQPQAGSIVLIHGNGNEPVGVNDFIKLLQQHTQDIAKKQWLLYDLRQSVGEEFAEDK, from the coding sequence ATGTTCAAACGTGTGTTGTGGTGCTCCCTATCCATCATGGTATGCCTGGCCGGAAAAGTATCGGCCCAGGCCAATTATTCACACATCGGGAATTACCGCCCATACTATGGTTGGGCACGCCATTACCCGCAAGACCGTATCATTTTAAGGCAATTCAGTGATCACGGCAAAACATACTTTTTACTGGTAGACCCTCAAACGCTCGACACGCAGGTGAACGAGGCCTCCTCATATACCGTTAAGCCCATGAGCCTTGACCAGGTACGCAGCTTTTTTGCACGTACGCCTTATGAAAAGGCCCTGAGCAAGGCGGAGAAAGAGTCGGTAGTGATACAGGATGCCGGGATAGAACGCGGCATGCCTAAAGAGACAGGCATCAGTTTAACGGCCGACCTGTGCCCCTCGCACCGCCCGCTGGATAAGCGCCTGTTCACCGATATGATCAACGCGTTCGCCAAGGTAGAACGGCCCGTACCTATAGCGCTCTCCATTACCGGGGGCTGGATGCGCCGACATCAGGACGACCTGGGCTGGCTCAAGGAACTACAAGCAAACCACCAGATCGATGTGACCTGGATCAACCACTCTTATAACCATCGGGTAAGCAGTACCCTGCCACTCAAGGAGAACTTTTTGCTGGAGCCCGGCACCGATATGAACGTAGAGGTGTTGGAGAACGAAAAGGCCATGCTGCGCAACGGGTTGACGCCCTCCGTGTTCTTCCGCTTCCCGGGGTTGGTGTCTGACCAGCAGGTAGTGAAAAAGGTGACCGATTTTGGACTCATCCCCGTGGGTACCGATGCCTGGCTGGCCAAAGGACAACAGCCCCAGGCAGGCAGTATCGTGCTCATCCATGGTAATGGCAATGAGCCGGTAGGCGTGAACGACTTCATTAAACTGCTACAACAGCACACGCAAGACATCGCCAAAAAACAATGGCTCCTTTACGACCTGCGCCAAAGCGTAGGCGAAGAGTTTGCTGAGGATAAGTGA
- the pepT gene encoding peptidase T, which translates to MNELNFTVTERFLRYVTIDTQSDPGSPTCPSTEKQKDLGRILIQELLDMGIHDAHLDEHGYVYATIPSNTDKDVPVICFCSHMDTSPDCSGAGVKPIIHRNYQGQDIVLPDDASQVLTPADHPQLRNQLGNDIITASGTTLLGADNKAGVAEIMDACNQLLHHPEIKHGTIKILFTPDEEIGRGVDKADLQKLGAFAAYTMDGETAGNMENETFSADGAKLTINGVSAHPGFAKGQMQSAIKIAGQIIAALPFDLSPEGTEGKEGFVHPVGVSGHVEQATIEFIIRDFSDAKLPEHAKVIETIVQEVLADFPGATYSLQVKEQYRNMKSVLDQYPQIVEYGMEAIKRTGLEARLCSIRGGTDGSRLSFMGLPTPNIFAGEHAFHGRQEWVSVQDMQKAVETILHLCAIWEERS; encoded by the coding sequence ATGAACGAATTGAACTTTACGGTAACAGAGCGCTTTTTACGCTACGTTACTATCGATACCCAGTCTGACCCTGGGTCGCCCACCTGCCCATCCACCGAAAAGCAAAAAGACCTTGGCCGCATACTGATTCAGGAGCTACTGGACATGGGTATCCATGATGCCCACTTAGACGAACATGGCTATGTGTATGCTACCATCCCGTCCAATACCGATAAGGATGTGCCGGTGATCTGTTTTTGCTCACACATGGATACCTCGCCCGATTGCAGCGGGGCTGGTGTAAAGCCCATCATCCATCGCAATTATCAGGGTCAGGATATCGTATTACCTGATGATGCCAGCCAGGTACTTACCCCGGCCGATCATCCGCAATTGCGCAACCAACTGGGTAATGACATCATTACCGCCAGCGGCACCACCTTATTAGGGGCCGACAACAAAGCCGGTGTGGCCGAGATCATGGATGCCTGTAACCAGCTGCTACACCACCCGGAGATCAAACACGGAACGATCAAGATCCTGTTTACACCTGACGAAGAGATCGGTAGAGGGGTAGATAAGGCGGACCTCCAAAAGTTAGGAGCCTTTGCTGCCTATACCATGGATGGCGAAACGGCCGGCAACATGGAGAACGAGACCTTCTCGGCCGATGGCGCTAAGCTGACCATTAATGGGGTGAGCGCCCATCCGGGTTTCGCCAAAGGACAAATGCAAAGTGCCATCAAGATCGCCGGGCAGATCATCGCGGCCCTGCCGTTCGACCTGTCGCCTGAGGGTACCGAGGGAAAGGAAGGCTTTGTGCACCCGGTAGGTGTGAGTGGCCATGTGGAGCAAGCTACCATCGAGTTCATCATTCGTGATTTTAGTGATGCCAAATTGCCGGAGCATGCAAAGGTGATCGAGACCATTGTTCAGGAGGTGTTGGCCGATTTCCCGGGAGCCACTTACTCATTGCAGGTAAAAGAGCAATATCGCAACATGAAAAGTGTGCTTGACCAATATCCGCAGATCGTTGAGTATGGCATGGAGGCCATCAAGCGTACCGGCCTGGAGGCTCGTTTGTGCAGCATCCGTGGAGGTACAGATGGTTCGCGGTTGTCATTCATGGGCCTGCCCACACCTAACATATTCGCTGGCGAGCATGCCTTTCATGGTCGTCAGGAATGGGTATCGGTACAGGACATGCAAAAAGCGGTAGAGACCATTTTGCACCTTTGCGCTATTTGGGAAGAAAGGAGTTAG